The Glycine soja cultivar W05 chromosome 6, ASM419377v2, whole genome shotgun sequence genome has a window encoding:
- the LOC114415661 gene encoding protein SRC2 homolog, with product MGIIWVEVCLISAHGLQLSTSLWKRQWFAVGWIDHNSKYCTKVVDSGRANPVWRTKFVIPVDDSASNIQDLALNVEVYSIDPVFFTEKLHGSATVFLREFLVMKVKNSEGSKPRQEEIGSYQLRKKKSSKPRGCIDILIRISDKKKEPNSQSGNKEGILLLDDGDGTRLTIEEGIRQAYPQKPQVSIHQPEKDHVQTNVPDYHSLPSTTTNYYDPYEGETSYHEVDEPSYREVAGPSYLLPRTITPPPPPPPSNVGYIPTFLPRNDGLSPSYREMSTSRAALGQRVPAGVAMGLGAGALAAGAVIFGDDFMSGFDVPPDLGDSGFNLEMDPPF from the exons ATGGGGATTATATGGGTGGAGGTCTGCTTGATATCTGCACATGGACTCCAGCTTTCAACCTCACTTTGGAAGCGCCAATGGTTTGCTGTTGGGTGGATTGATCATAACAGCAAATATTGCACCAAAGTTGTTGATTCCGGAAGAGCAAATCCTGTATGGAGAACCAAGTTTGTCATTCCTGTTGATGACTCAGCGTCAAACATCCAAGATTTGGCACTGAACGTGGAAGTTTACAGTATAGACCCTGTATTCTTCACAGAAAAACTTCATGGGTCAGCAACAGTTTTTCTCAGAGAGTTTCTTGTCATGAAGGTAAAGAATTCTGAGGGGTCAAAGCCAAGGCAAGAGGAAATTGGAAGCTACCAATTACGAAAGAAGAAATCCAGCAAACCAAGAGGTTGCATTGATATTTTAATTCGCATTTCTGACAAAAAGAAAGAGCCAAATTCCCAATCAG GTAACAAGGAAGGGATTTTGCTCTTAGATGATGGGGATGGTACTCGATTGACCATAGAGGAAGGAATAAGGCAAGCCTATCCACAGAAGCCTCAAGTTTCAATTCATCAGCCAGAAAAAGATCATGTACAAACAAACGTCCCAGACTACCATTCACTACCATCCACCACTACAAACTATTATGATCCATATGAGGGTGAAACAAGCTACCATGAGGTGGATGAACCAAGCTACCGTGAGGTGGCTGGACCAAGCTATCTACTGCCTAGAACAATAACGCCTCCTCCACCACCCCCACCATCAAATGTTGGCTATATTCCCACTTTTCTCCCAAGAAATGATGGCCTGTCTCCAAGCTACAGAGAGATGTCAACATCCAGGGCAGCCCTTGGTCAGAGGGTACCTGCAGGAGTTGCAATGGGGTTAGGTGCTGGAGCACTCGCTGCGGGTGCTGTAATATTTGGCGATGACTTCATGTCAGGATTTGATGTTCCTCCGGACCTCGGAGATTCTGGTTTCAACCTAGAAATGGATCCCCCTTTCTGA
- the LOC114415660 gene encoding uncharacterized protein LOC114415660 → MMMMVRIGMFYGELGSSTLCLSHRCNNSTLSHIHKHPSPLISPNYAATHTHNKRLVASASSAPSVSGSGAEYSEQMVDVGAKKKKKSIAGIDQDELVDPKLLADLDSCFCEFKGVHIHHKICDAESKAQSTPQSRTVSHQIKKLGYPMILLHGFGASVFSWKQVMKPLAEVAGSKVLAFDRPAFGLTSRVNLSRHPSSETEDAKPLNAYSMAFSVLATLHFIKLLNAQKVILVGHSAGSLVAVNTYFEAPERVAALILVAPAIFAPLTTRKVVKENQSGHDNQTEEDNSSIRKNPILGLYKMLSKTTKYIAEAISQMMKWTIDILNFWYRKLLSAILRSSLAIMLVRMAIDKFGTTAVRNAWYDPKQVAEHVLSGYIKPLRIKNWDRALVEYTAAMLLDEESKTKPSLSKRLHEISCPVLIVTGDTDRIVPSWNAERLSRVIPGASFEVIKQCGHLPHEEKVEEFISIVENFLRRLVSDSNEQYLQEATA, encoded by the exons atgatgatgatggtaagGATAGGGATGTTTTATGGGGAACTGGGTTCTTCTACTCTTTGTTTATCCCATCGCTGCAATAACTCTACACTTTCACATATACACAAACATCCCTCTCCTCTAATATCTCCAAACTATGCTGCTACTCACACTCACAACAAACGATTAGTTGCTTCTGCTTCTTCAGCTCCATCAGTTAGCGGTTCAGGTGCTGAATATTCCG AGCAGATGGTGGATGTgggagcaaaaaagaaaaagaagagtatAGCAGGCATAGATCAGGACGAattagtggatccaaagctTTTAGCTGATCTAGACAGTTGTTTTTGTGAGTTCAAAGGAGTGCATATACACCACAAGATATGTGATGCCGAATCAAAAGCACAAAGCACACCCCAGAGTCGGACTGTTTCTCATCAAATCAAGAAGCTAGGTTATCCTATGATTTTGTTACATGGATTTGGTGCCTCAGTTTTCTCATGGAAACAGGTTATGAAGCCGTTGGCCGAGGTTGCTGGTTCAAAAGTTCTCGCTTTTGATAGGCCAGCCTTTGGATTGACATCAAGGGTAAATTTATCTAGGCATCCTTCTTCAGAAACAGAAGACGCAAAACCTCTAAATGCATACTCAATGGCATTTTCCGTGCTTGCTACCCTGCACTTCATTAAATTACTAAATGCTCAGAAGGTGATTTTAGTGGG GCACTCAGCTGGTTCACTTGTAGCAgttaatacttattttgaagCTCCAGAACGTGTTGCTGCTCTGATTCTAGTTGCCCCAGCAATTTTTGCCCCACTTACTACACGGAAAGTTGTTAAAGAAAATCAATCAGGACATGATAACCAAACGGAAGAAGACAACAGTTCCATCAGAAAAAATCCAATTTTGGGGCTTTACAAGATGTTGTCCAAGACTACCAAGTACATTGCAGAGGCAATATCACAGATGATGAAGTGGACAATAGATATCCTCAACTTTTGGTACAGAAAATTGTTATCAGCTATCCTGCGTTCTTCCCTTGCTATAATGCTG GTAAGAATGGCAATTGATAAGTTCGGTACTACTGCAGTTCGAAATGCATGGTATGACCCAAAGCAGGTTGCTGAGCATGTCCTTAGTGGTTATATAAAG CCTTTAAGGATTAAGAATTGGGATAGGGCACTGGTGGAATACACTGCAGCAATGCTTCTGGATGAGGAATCTAAAACAAAGCCATCACTTTCTAAAAGGCTTCATGAAATATCATGTCCTG TTCTGATTGTAACTGGTGATACTGATCGAATAGTCCCTTCATGGAATGCTGAGAGACTTTCACGAGTCATACCAGGAGCATCTTTTGAAGTAATTAagcaatgtggtcatctgccccATGAAGAAAAAGTGGAGGAGTTCATTTCAATTGTTGAAAACTTCCTAAGGAGATTAGTGAGTGATTCAAACGAACAATATCTACAAGAAGCAACTGCATAG
- the LOC114415666 gene encoding quinone oxidoreductase-like protein 2 homolog yields MEALLCRKLGDPTVSLEDNDDSPIVLSKNHPIPQLDSPTAVRVRIKATSLNFANYLQILGKYQEKPSLPFIPGSDFSGFVDAVGSKVSKFRVGDAVCSFAGLGSFAQFIVVDESQLFQVPQGCDLVAAGALAVASGTSHVALVHRAQLSSGQVLLVLGAAGGVGLAAVQIGKACGAIVIAVARGAEKVQLLKSLGVDHVVDLGNENVTQSIKQFLQARKLKGIDVLYDPVGGKLTKESLWLLKWGAHILIIGFASGEIPLIPANIALVKNWTVHGLYWGSYKIHRPGVLEDSLKELLSWLARGLISIHISHSYPLSEANLAFSAIKDRKVIGKVMIVFDEKPTRSKL; encoded by the exons atggaggcaCTGTTGTGCAGAAAACTGGGTGATCCAACGGTATCTTTGGAAGACAACGATGATAGCCCAATAGTTCTGTCAAAGAATCATCCAATTCCCCAACTCGATTCTCCCACTGCAGTAAGAGTGAGAATCAAAGCCACAAGCTTGAACTTCGCCAACTACTTGCAGATACTGGGCAAGTACCAAGAGAAACCCTCTTTGCCCTTCATTCCCGGTTCGGATTTTTCTGGCTTCGTCGACGCCGTTGGATCCAAAGTTTCCAAATTCCGAGTCGGCGACGCCGTTTGCTCCTTCGCCGGCCTCGGCTCCTTCGCTCAGTTCATCGTCGTTGACGAGTCCCAGTT GTTTCAAGTGCCCCAAGGTTGTGATCTTGTTGCTGCTGGGGCACTTGCTGTGGCGTCTGGCACTTCTCATGTAGCACTTGTTCATAGGGCCCAATTGAGCTCCGGTCAG GTGTTGTTGGTTTTGGGTGCAGCTGGAGGTGTGGGACTTGCTGCTGTGCAAATTGGAAAAGCATGTGGGGCCATTGTCATTGCTGTTGCTCg GGGTGCTGAAAAGGTGCAGCTCTTGAAATCTCTTGGTGTTGATCATGTGGTGGACTTGGGTAATGAAAATGTTACTCAGAGTATCAAACAGTTCCTTCAGGCTAGAAAGCTCAAGGGGATTGATGTCCTGTATGACCCAGTTGGAGGCAAGCTCACCAAAGAATCTTTGTGGCTTCTGAAATGGGGAGCTCACATTCTCATAATTGGGTTTGCGAGTGGAGAAATTCCTTTAATCCCTGCTAACATAGCTCTTGTTAAG AATTGGACAGTGCATGGCCTTTACTGGGGTAGCTATAAAATACACCGCCCAGGTGTTCTCGAAGATTCACTCAAGGAGCTACTGTCTTGGTTGGCAAGAGGCTTGATTTCCATCCATATTTCTCATTCTTACCCCTTGTCAGAG GCCAACCTTGCCTTTTCTGCCATCAAAGATAGGAAAGTTATTGGGAAGGTGATGATTGTTTTTGATGAGAAACCTACAAGATCTAAGCTCTGA
- the LOC114415663 gene encoding autophagy-related protein 18c isoform X1, which yields MLAGSPSSHMSSSVLTSQGIFTTSRIGSSEFPNSGASSSFTQPMEDMNENEETDLLSISWNQDYGCFAAGTSHGFRIYNCEPCKETFRRDLKSGGFKIVEMLFRCNILALVGAVANSHYPPNKVLIWDDHQSRCIGEFTFRSDVRGVKLRRDRIVVVLEHKIYVYNFTDLKLLHQIETLANPRGLCCLSHYSNTFVLACPGLHKGQVRVEHFGLNVTKLINAHDSQIACFTLTLDGLLLATASVKGTLIRIFNTMDGSRLQEVRRGVDRAEINSIALSPNVQWLAASSDKGTVHVFSLRVRVFGEDSVTQPNAVQGPALFHQNSSSSLDPLISPNTGANPNSSLSFMRGVLPKYFSSEWSFAQFHLPEYTPFIVAFGSQNSVIIVGMDGSFYKCSFDQVHGGEMVQQEYVRFLKFENRPR from the exons ATGCTGGCAGGTTCCCCGTCTTCTCATATGAGTTCGTCTGTCTTAACATCTCAAGGAATATTTACAACTTCAAGAATTGGAAGTAGTGAATTCCCCAATAGTGGGGCCTCTTCTTCTTTTACCCAGCCTATGGAAGAtatgaatgaaaatgaagaaacagaCTTGCTCTCAATATCATGGAATCAGGACTATGGGTGCTTTGCTGCTGGCACAAGTCATGGGTTTCGTATCTATAATTGTGAGCCTTGCAAAGAAACTTTCAGACGTGATTTAAAAAGTGGTGGTTTTAAAATTGTAGAGATGCTGTTCCGATGCAATATTCTAGCACTTGTTGGTGCTGTAGCTAATTCTCACTATCCACCAAATAAAGTTTTGATATGGGATGATCATCAGAGCAGGTGCATTGGTGAATTTACATTTAGGTCTGATGTTCGTGGAGTGAAATTAAGACGCGATCGAATTGTGGTTGTTCTTGAGCACAAGATATATGTTTATAACTTCACAGATTTGAAGCTTCTTCATCAGATTGAGACTCTGGCAAATCCTAGAGGGTTGTGCTGTCTTTCACACTATTCAAATACATTTGTTTTGGCTTGTCCAGGTCTTCACAAGGGACAGGTTCGAGTTGAACACTTCGGACTGAACGTGACAAAATTGATCAATGCTCATGATTCTCAAATTGCTTGCTTCACTCTGACATTGGATGGGCTCCTTCTTGCAACTGCTAGTGTAAAGGGCACTTTGATTAGAATCTTCAATACAATGGATGGGTCTCGTTTACAAGAA GTAAGAAGAGGGGTAGATAGAGCTGAAATCAACAGTATAGCTTTGTCTCCAAATGTCCAGTGGTTAGCAGCATCAAGTGACAAAGGCACTGTTCATGTATTCAGCTTGAGAGTGAGAGTGTTTGGGGAGGATAGTGTGACTCAGCCAAATGCTGTTCAAGGGCCTGCACTGTTTCATCAgaattcttcatcttctttagATCCCTTGATTTCTCCAAATACTGGTGCCAACCCCAATTCATCATTATCTTTCATGAGAG GAGTTTTACCAAAATATTTTAGCTCAGAATGGTCATTTGCACAGTTCCACTTGCCTGAATACACTCCTTTCATTGTGGCATTTGGATCTCAGAACTCTGTGATAATTGTTGGTATGGATGGGAG TTTCTACAAATGCAGCTTTGATCAAGTACATGGGGGAGAGATGGTGCAACAGGAGTATGTTCGTttcctaaaatttgaaaataggcCCAGATAA
- the LOC114415663 gene encoding autophagy-related protein 18c isoform X3, whose amino-acid sequence MSSSVLTSQGIFTTSRIGSSEFPNSGASSSFTQPMEDMNENEETDLLSISWNQDYGCFAAGTSHGFRIYNCEPCKETFRRDLKSGGFKIVEMLFRCNILALVGAVANSHYPPNKVLIWDDHQSRCIGEFTFRSDVRGVKLRRDRIVVVLEHKIYVYNFTDLKLLHQIETLANPRGLCCLSHYSNTFVLACPGLHKGQVRVEHFGLNVTKLINAHDSQIACFTLTLDGLLLATASVKGTLIRIFNTMDGSRLQEVRRGVDRAEINSIALSPNVQWLAASSDKGTVHVFSLRVRVFGEDSVTQPNAVQGPALFHQNSSSSLDPLISPNTGANPNSSLSFMRGVLPKYFSSEWSFAQFHLPEYTPFIVAFGSQNSVIIVGMDGSFYKCSFDQVHGGEMVQQEYVRFLKFENRPR is encoded by the exons ATGAGTTCGTCTGTCTTAACATCTCAAGGAATATTTACAACTTCAAGAATTGGAAGTAGTGAATTCCCCAATAGTGGGGCCTCTTCTTCTTTTACCCAGCCTATGGAAGAtatgaatgaaaatgaagaaacagaCTTGCTCTCAATATCATGGAATCAGGACTATGGGTGCTTTGCTGCTGGCACAAGTCATGGGTTTCGTATCTATAATTGTGAGCCTTGCAAAGAAACTTTCAGACGTGATTTAAAAAGTGGTGGTTTTAAAATTGTAGAGATGCTGTTCCGATGCAATATTCTAGCACTTGTTGGTGCTGTAGCTAATTCTCACTATCCACCAAATAAAGTTTTGATATGGGATGATCATCAGAGCAGGTGCATTGGTGAATTTACATTTAGGTCTGATGTTCGTGGAGTGAAATTAAGACGCGATCGAATTGTGGTTGTTCTTGAGCACAAGATATATGTTTATAACTTCACAGATTTGAAGCTTCTTCATCAGATTGAGACTCTGGCAAATCCTAGAGGGTTGTGCTGTCTTTCACACTATTCAAATACATTTGTTTTGGCTTGTCCAGGTCTTCACAAGGGACAGGTTCGAGTTGAACACTTCGGACTGAACGTGACAAAATTGATCAATGCTCATGATTCTCAAATTGCTTGCTTCACTCTGACATTGGATGGGCTCCTTCTTGCAACTGCTAGTGTAAAGGGCACTTTGATTAGAATCTTCAATACAATGGATGGGTCTCGTTTACAAGAA GTAAGAAGAGGGGTAGATAGAGCTGAAATCAACAGTATAGCTTTGTCTCCAAATGTCCAGTGGTTAGCAGCATCAAGTGACAAAGGCACTGTTCATGTATTCAGCTTGAGAGTGAGAGTGTTTGGGGAGGATAGTGTGACTCAGCCAAATGCTGTTCAAGGGCCTGCACTGTTTCATCAgaattcttcatcttctttagATCCCTTGATTTCTCCAAATACTGGTGCCAACCCCAATTCATCATTATCTTTCATGAGAG GAGTTTTACCAAAATATTTTAGCTCAGAATGGTCATTTGCACAGTTCCACTTGCCTGAATACACTCCTTTCATTGTGGCATTTGGATCTCAGAACTCTGTGATAATTGTTGGTATGGATGGGAG TTTCTACAAATGCAGCTTTGATCAAGTACATGGGGGAGAGATGGTGCAACAGGAGTATGTTCGTttcctaaaatttgaaaataggcCCAGATAA
- the LOC114415663 gene encoding autophagy-related protein 18c isoform X2 — protein MLAGSPSSHMSSSVLTSQGIFTTSRIGSSEFPNSGASSSFTQPMEDMNENEETDLLSISWNQDYGCFAAGTSHGFRIYNCEPCKETFRRDLKSGGFKIVEMLFRCNILALVGAVANSHYPPNKVLIWDDHQSRCIGEFTFRSDVRGVKLRRDRIVVVLEHKIYVYNFTDLKLLHQIETLANPRGLCCLSHYSNTFVLACPGLHKGQVRVEHFGLNVTKLINAHDSQIACFTLTLDGLLLATASVKGTLIRIFNTMDGSRLQEVRRGVDRAEINSIALSPNVQWLAASSDKGTVHVFSLRVRVFGEDSVTQPNAVQGPALFHQNSSSSLDPLISPNTGANPNSSLSFMRGVLPKYFSSEWSFAQFHLPEYTPFIVAFGSQNSVIIVGMDGSFDQVHGGEMVQQEYVRFLKFENRPR, from the exons ATGCTGGCAGGTTCCCCGTCTTCTCATATGAGTTCGTCTGTCTTAACATCTCAAGGAATATTTACAACTTCAAGAATTGGAAGTAGTGAATTCCCCAATAGTGGGGCCTCTTCTTCTTTTACCCAGCCTATGGAAGAtatgaatgaaaatgaagaaacagaCTTGCTCTCAATATCATGGAATCAGGACTATGGGTGCTTTGCTGCTGGCACAAGTCATGGGTTTCGTATCTATAATTGTGAGCCTTGCAAAGAAACTTTCAGACGTGATTTAAAAAGTGGTGGTTTTAAAATTGTAGAGATGCTGTTCCGATGCAATATTCTAGCACTTGTTGGTGCTGTAGCTAATTCTCACTATCCACCAAATAAAGTTTTGATATGGGATGATCATCAGAGCAGGTGCATTGGTGAATTTACATTTAGGTCTGATGTTCGTGGAGTGAAATTAAGACGCGATCGAATTGTGGTTGTTCTTGAGCACAAGATATATGTTTATAACTTCACAGATTTGAAGCTTCTTCATCAGATTGAGACTCTGGCAAATCCTAGAGGGTTGTGCTGTCTTTCACACTATTCAAATACATTTGTTTTGGCTTGTCCAGGTCTTCACAAGGGACAGGTTCGAGTTGAACACTTCGGACTGAACGTGACAAAATTGATCAATGCTCATGATTCTCAAATTGCTTGCTTCACTCTGACATTGGATGGGCTCCTTCTTGCAACTGCTAGTGTAAAGGGCACTTTGATTAGAATCTTCAATACAATGGATGGGTCTCGTTTACAAGAA GTAAGAAGAGGGGTAGATAGAGCTGAAATCAACAGTATAGCTTTGTCTCCAAATGTCCAGTGGTTAGCAGCATCAAGTGACAAAGGCACTGTTCATGTATTCAGCTTGAGAGTGAGAGTGTTTGGGGAGGATAGTGTGACTCAGCCAAATGCTGTTCAAGGGCCTGCACTGTTTCATCAgaattcttcatcttctttagATCCCTTGATTTCTCCAAATACTGGTGCCAACCCCAATTCATCATTATCTTTCATGAGAG GAGTTTTACCAAAATATTTTAGCTCAGAATGGTCATTTGCACAGTTCCACTTGCCTGAATACACTCCTTTCATTGTGGCATTTGGATCTCAGAACTCTGTGATAATTGTTGGTATGGATGGGAG CTTTGATCAAGTACATGGGGGAGAGATGGTGCAACAGGAGTATGTTCGTttcctaaaatttgaaaataggcCCAGATAA